A single region of the Nocardioides sp. W7 genome encodes:
- the rlmC gene encoding 23S rRNA (uracil(747)-C(5))-methyltransferase RlmC produces MQCDYFDAGVCRSCTWMGQGYDEQLAAKQARCAELLAPWPGLDWLPPVTSPESGFRNKAKMVVAGTVEAPTLGILDPTGGGVDLRGCGLHDPRLADALPVLAEFVTRAALTPYDVPQRRGELKHLIVTVSPDGELMVRLVLRSTESVARIRKHLPWLAERLPLAVVSVNLQPAHKAVLEGEREEVLLGDTLPMRTGEVVLHLRPQSFFQTNGHVGAELYRQAAGWVAELAPASVWDLYCGVGGFALHLAAPGRSVVGVEVSEEAIASARQSATDLAHVSFVAADATTWAPAQPAAPELVVVNPPRRGIGPDLAGWLETSGVPHVLYSSCNAVTLARDLAAMPAYRPVTARLLDMFPQTAHFEVVTLLTRA; encoded by the coding sequence ATGCAGTGTGACTACTTCGACGCGGGGGTCTGCCGGTCGTGCACCTGGATGGGCCAGGGGTACGACGAGCAGCTCGCCGCCAAGCAGGCGCGCTGTGCCGAGCTGCTCGCGCCCTGGCCCGGCCTCGACTGGCTGCCTCCGGTCACCAGCCCGGAGTCGGGGTTCCGCAACAAGGCGAAGATGGTCGTCGCCGGCACGGTCGAGGCCCCCACGCTGGGCATCCTGGACCCGACCGGTGGTGGGGTCGACCTGCGCGGCTGCGGGCTGCACGACCCGCGGCTGGCCGACGCGCTGCCGGTGCTCGCGGAGTTCGTGACCCGGGCCGCGCTCACGCCGTACGACGTCCCGCAGCGTCGCGGCGAGCTCAAGCACCTGATCGTGACGGTGTCGCCCGACGGCGAGCTGATGGTGCGGCTCGTGCTGCGCTCCACCGAGTCGGTCGCCCGGATCCGCAAGCACCTGCCCTGGCTCGCCGAGCGGCTGCCGCTCGCCGTCGTCTCGGTCAACCTGCAGCCCGCCCACAAGGCGGTGCTGGAGGGGGAGCGGGAGGAGGTGCTGCTCGGTGACACGCTGCCGATGCGCACCGGCGAGGTGGTGCTGCACCTGCGACCGCAGAGCTTCTTCCAGACCAACGGCCACGTCGGTGCCGAGCTCTACCGGCAGGCGGCCGGCTGGGTGGCGGAGCTGGCACCGGCCTCGGTGTGGGACCTGTACTGCGGGGTCGGCGGCTTCGCCCTCCACCTCGCCGCCCCCGGCCGCTCGGTCGTCGGCGTCGAGGTCAGCGAGGAGGCGATCGCCAGTGCCCGACAGAGTGCGACCGACCTCGCGCACGTCTCGTTCGTGGCCGCAGACGCGACCACCTGGGCGCCCGCGCAGCCCGCTGCGCCCGAGCTGGTCGTGGTCAACCCGCCCCGGCGCGGGATCGGTCCCGACCTGGCCGGCTGGCTCGAGACGTCGGGGGTCCCGCACGTCCTCTACTCCAGCTGCAACGCCGTCACGCTGGCCCGTGACCTGGCCGCGATGCCGGCGTACCGGCCCGTCACTGCGCGGCTGCTCGACATGTTCCCCCAGACCGCGCACTTCGAGGTCGTCACGCTGCTGACCCGGGCGTAG
- a CDS encoding gluconokinase, giving the protein MTHPIVVMGVSGSGKSTVGAALAQRLRVPFADADDLHPEANIAKMSRGEPLDDHDRYPWLESVGAWLADHADGGVMSCSALKRKYRDQLRHHTAIEFVLLAGSREVIERRQASRPGHFMPASLLSSQLATLEPLEPDEGGVVLDVAQGVDEIVEGYVRA; this is encoded by the coding sequence GTGACTCACCCCATCGTCGTCATGGGCGTCTCGGGTTCGGGCAAGTCCACCGTGGGAGCTGCGCTCGCGCAGCGGCTCCGGGTGCCCTTCGCCGATGCCGACGACCTGCACCCCGAGGCCAACATCGCCAAGATGAGCCGGGGTGAGCCCCTCGACGACCACGACCGGTACCCCTGGCTCGAGAGCGTCGGTGCCTGGCTCGCCGACCACGCCGACGGCGGGGTGATGAGCTGCTCGGCGCTGAAGCGCAAGTACCGCGACCAGCTTCGCCACCACACCGCGATCGAGTTCGTGCTGCTCGCCGGCAGCCGTGAGGTCATCGAGCGGCGCCAAGCCTCCCGGCCCGGCCACTTCATGCCGGCCTCGCTGCTCTCCTCCCAGCTCGCGACCCTCGAGCCGCTCGAGCCCGACGAGGGCGGCGTGGTGCTCGACGTCGCCCAGGGTGTCGACGAGATCGTGGAGGGGTACGTCCGGGCATGA
- a CDS encoding aldo/keto reductase → MENRTLGRTGRDVSVIGLGTWQLGADWGEVTEQDATAVLAASVEAGVSFFDTADVYGDGRSEQVIGRFLADREGITVATKMGRRLEQVPANYVLENFRAWTDRSRRNLGVDTLDLVQLHCPPSATIDDDATYDALDTLVVEGAIAAYGVSVETVGQALSAIARPHVASIQIILNAFRLKPLDEVLPAAREAGVGIIARVPLASGLLSGKYDERTTFAADDHRTYNRDGSAFDVGETFSGVDFEAGVAAAREFAELVGRHRPVGATAAQVALAWVAQLDGVSTVIPGARNPDQARANAAAGSLPPLAPELLEGIARLYDTYFREAVHDRW, encoded by the coding sequence ATGGAGAACAGGACCCTCGGCCGCACCGGCCGGGACGTCTCGGTGATCGGGCTCGGGACCTGGCAGCTGGGGGCCGACTGGGGCGAGGTCACCGAGCAGGACGCGACCGCGGTGCTGGCCGCGAGCGTCGAGGCCGGGGTGAGCTTCTTCGACACCGCCGACGTGTACGGCGACGGCCGCAGCGAGCAGGTGATCGGCCGGTTCCTGGCCGACCGCGAGGGCATCACCGTCGCCACCAAGATGGGCCGCCGGCTGGAGCAGGTCCCGGCGAACTACGTGCTGGAGAACTTCCGCGCCTGGACGGACCGCTCGCGCCGCAACCTCGGCGTCGACACCCTCGACCTGGTGCAGCTGCACTGCCCGCCGAGCGCCACGATCGACGACGACGCGACGTACGACGCCCTCGACACGCTGGTCGTCGAGGGCGCGATCGCGGCGTACGGCGTCTCCGTCGAGACCGTCGGCCAGGCCCTCAGCGCGATCGCCCGGCCGCACGTCGCGAGCATCCAGATCATCCTCAACGCCTTCCGGCTCAAGCCGCTCGACGAGGTGCTGCCCGCGGCGCGGGAGGCCGGGGTCGGCATCATCGCGCGGGTGCCGCTGGCGTCCGGGCTGCTGAGCGGGAAGTACGACGAGCGCACGACGTTCGCCGCCGACGACCACCGCACCTACAACCGCGACGGCAGCGCGTTCGACGTGGGCGAGACCTTCTCCGGCGTGGACTTCGAGGCCGGCGTGGCCGCGGCGCGTGAGTTTGCCGAGCTGGTCGGCCGGCACCGGCCGGTCGGGGCGACGGCGGCCCAGGTCGCGCTGGCGTGGGTGGCGCAGCTCGACGGGGTCAGCACCGTCATCCCCGGCGCCCGCAACCCCGACCAGGCTCGCGCCAACGCGGCCGCGGGGTCGCTCCCGCCGCTCGCGCCCGAGCTGCTGGAAGGGATCGCCCGGCTGTACGACACCTACTTCCGCGAGGCGGTCCACGACCGCTGGTGA
- a CDS encoding DUF4234 domain-containing protein encodes MTDYNQPAPPPPYGGVPVAGPIGQVRSTGTCILLFIVTLGIYGWIYYYKTHEEMKQHSGQGIGGAIALILAIFISIVNPYLLSAEVGNLRKLRGQEPKVSGTTGLWYFPGMLILVGPIVWFVKTNGALNEYWVSQGATA; translated from the coding sequence ATGACCGACTACAACCAGCCCGCTCCGCCCCCGCCGTACGGCGGAGTCCCCGTCGCCGGCCCGATCGGCCAGGTCCGCAGCACCGGCACCTGCATCCTGCTGTTCATCGTCACCCTCGGCATCTACGGCTGGATCTACTACTACAAGACCCACGAGGAGATGAAGCAGCACAGCGGTCAGGGCATCGGCGGCGCGATCGCCCTGATCCTCGCGATCTTCATCAGCATCGTGAACCCGTACCTCCTCTCGGCCGAGGTCGGCAACCTGCGCAAGCTGCGCGGCCAGGAGCCGAAGGTCAGCGGTACGACGGGCCTGTGGTACTTCCCCGGCATGCTCATCCTGGTCGGACCCATCGTCTGGTTCGTGAAGACCAACGGTGCGCTCAACGAGTACTGGGTGTCGCAGGGCGCCACCGCCTGA
- a CDS encoding alpha/beta fold hydrolase, whose amino-acid sequence MTEPRLVPIAEPRRPEGVVLVLHGGASRPGNPMVRPTQLSVLRMIPVARRIARATRGRVAVYRLLNSHRGWDTEHTPVKDTAWALDRVRDRLGRRLPTCLVGHSLGGRAALLAGVEPDVVGVVALNPWVYPTDSADLTGRRVLVVHGDADRVASPERAAQVARRLSRTAEVEWRTVSGGKHAMLRHGADFERAAAEFVVMSLLGGRVP is encoded by the coding sequence ATGACCGAGCCCCGCCTGGTCCCGATCGCCGAGCCGCGCCGTCCGGAGGGGGTGGTCCTGGTGCTGCACGGTGGGGCCTCGCGCCCCGGCAACCCGATGGTCCGGCCCACCCAGCTCTCAGTCCTCCGGATGATCCCGGTCGCCCGACGGATCGCCCGCGCCACGCGCGGCCGGGTCGCGGTCTACCGGTTGCTGAACTCCCATCGCGGCTGGGACACCGAGCACACGCCGGTCAAGGACACGGCCTGGGCGCTCGACCGGGTCCGGGACCGGCTGGGGCGGCGGCTGCCGACCTGCCTGGTCGGCCACTCGCTCGGCGGGCGGGCCGCGCTGCTGGCCGGGGTCGAGCCCGACGTCGTGGGCGTGGTGGCGCTCAACCCGTGGGTCTACCCGACCGACAGCGCCGACCTCACCGGTCGGCGGGTGCTGGTGGTGCACGGCGACGCCGACCGGGTCGCGTCGCCGGAGCGTGCGGCCCAGGTGGCCCGCCGGCTCTCGCGGACCGCGGAGGTCGAGTGGCGCACCGTGTCGGGCGGCAAGCACGCCATGCTGCGGCACGGCGCCGACTTCGAACGCGCCGCCGCCGAATTCGTCGTTATGTCGTTGCTTGGCGGCCGGGTGCCCTAG
- a CDS encoding TraR/DksA C4-type zinc finger protein, with protein MTPDERLREAHAGVVRHLAALRGDFSGMVEASRDSNADDEHDPEGHTIAFERSQLDTLIRQAESRLAEIDAALARLSVGTYGTCVVCGRPIPSERLEARPSAASCVGCS; from the coding sequence GTGACCCCCGACGAGCGACTCCGGGAGGCGCACGCGGGCGTCGTACGACACCTGGCCGCGCTGCGCGGCGACTTCAGCGGGATGGTCGAGGCCTCCCGCGACTCCAACGCCGACGACGAGCACGATCCCGAGGGCCACACGATCGCGTTCGAGCGCTCCCAGCTGGACACGCTGATCCGGCAGGCCGAGTCGCGGCTCGCGGAGATCGACGCGGCCCTGGCGCGGCTGTCGGTCGGGACGTACGGCACCTGCGTGGTCTGCGGTCGCCCGATCCCGTCCGAGAGGCTGGAGGCTCGTCCGTCCGCGGCGAGCTGTGTCGGCTGCTCCTGA